A region of Pseudomonas marginalis DNA encodes the following proteins:
- the cobM gene encoding precorrin-4 C(11)-methyltransferase, whose amino-acid sequence MTVYFIGAGPGDPELITVKGQRLIRSCPVIIYAGSLVPAAVLEGHQAQQVVNSAELHLEQIIELIKTAHANGQDVARVHSGDPSLYGAIGEQIRYLRELGIPFQIIPGVTAVAACAALLETELTLPDIAQSVILTRYADKTRMPAGEDFDSLARHGTTMAIHLGVNHLEKIVAELLPHYGADCPIAVVHRATWPDQDWAVGTLSDIADKVAAKGFRRTALIVVGRVLASDSFSESSLYRVGHAHLYRP is encoded by the coding sequence ATGACCGTCTACTTCATCGGCGCCGGCCCCGGCGATCCGGAATTGATCACCGTCAAAGGCCAACGCCTGATCCGCAGTTGCCCGGTGATCATCTATGCCGGCTCGCTGGTGCCGGCGGCGGTGCTGGAGGGTCATCAGGCGCAACAGGTGGTCAACAGCGCCGAACTGCACCTGGAACAGATCATCGAACTGATCAAGACCGCCCACGCCAACGGCCAGGATGTGGCCCGCGTGCACTCCGGCGACCCGAGCCTGTATGGCGCGATTGGCGAGCAGATCCGTTACCTGCGCGAGTTGGGCATCCCCTTCCAGATCATTCCCGGCGTCACCGCAGTGGCCGCCTGCGCAGCGTTGCTGGAGACCGAACTGACCTTGCCGGACATCGCCCAAAGCGTGATCCTGACCCGCTACGCCGATAAAACCCGCATGCCGGCCGGGGAAGACTTCGACAGCCTGGCCCGGCATGGCACCACCATGGCGATTCATCTGGGGGTCAACCATTTGGAGAAGATCGTCGCCGAACTGCTGCCGCACTACGGAGCAGACTGCCCGATTGCCGTGGTACACCGGGCGACATGGCCGGATCAGGATTGGGCCGTCGGCACGCTCAGCGATATTGCCGACAAAGTCGCCGCCAAGGGCTTTCGGCGTACGGCGTTGATTGTGGTAGGTCGGGTACTGGCGAGTGATAGTTTCAGTGAGTCGTCGTTGTATCGGGTAGGGCATGCGCACCTTTATCGACCTTGA
- a CDS encoding cobalamin biosynthesis protein: MTLVVGLGCQRGCDVDTLLALFDSALAAGGIERQRVSALASIDRRQDEPGLLALARLLNLPLQCFSAGQLAAYEARLSHRSTVAFAHTGCYGIAESAALALAEQLCGGPARLLITRQKNAQATFALACAG, encoded by the coding sequence TGGTCGGCCTGGGTTGCCAGCGGGGTTGTGATGTCGACACCCTGCTGGCGCTGTTCGACAGCGCCCTCGCCGCAGGCGGGATCGAGCGTCAGCGTGTCAGCGCGCTGGCCAGTATTGACCGCAGGCAGGATGAGCCCGGATTACTCGCCCTGGCCCGGTTGCTCAACCTGCCGTTGCAGTGTTTCAGCGCCGGGCAACTGGCGGCTTATGAAGCCAGGCTGAGTCACAGGTCCACGGTCGCCTTCGCCCATACCGGCTGTTACGGCATCGCCGAAAGTGCCGCCCTGGCCCTGGCCGAACAGCTCTGCGGCGGCCCTGCCCGTTTGCTGATCACCCGCCAGAAAAACGCCCAGGCCACCTTTGCATTGGCCTGCGCCGGCTAA